A region of Alkalispirochaeta americana DNA encodes the following proteins:
- the phnE gene encoding phosphonate ABC transporter, permease protein PhnE — MPLIETSPHKQWVYKDAGQSLKRYLYWLAGALIFLISFKYISEETMWPFVLDAPAQMIDFISRMFPPDTRYMRRVLPALWDTINIAIFGTLVAALISVPLSVLSAKNTTPHPVVRLIAVTLIVTSRSVTSLIWALLLVQIVGPGLFAGMLAIAIRGVGMISKIFYETIEEINVEPIEAIKATGASTAQVFLYGYIPQLLPAFVGVTVYRWEINIRESTIIGIVGGGGIGFLLNSAINRLSWDQVSLVLFVILATVFVAEWISIKARSLVA; from the coding sequence ATGCCCCTTATCGAGACATCTCCACATAAACAGTGGGTATACAAAGACGCCGGACAGTCACTGAAACGCTACCTGTACTGGCTGGCAGGGGCTCTGATCTTCTTGATTTCGTTCAAATACATCTCGGAAGAAACTATGTGGCCCTTCGTGCTGGACGCACCAGCCCAAATGATAGACTTCATTTCCCGGATGTTCCCACCGGATACGCGTTACATGAGGCGAGTCCTGCCCGCACTCTGGGACACGATTAATATTGCAATCTTTGGCACCTTGGTGGCAGCGTTGATATCGGTTCCCCTGTCGGTACTGTCAGCCAAAAACACAACCCCACATCCTGTTGTCCGCCTGATCGCAGTAACACTGATCGTCACCTCGCGCTCGGTAACCAGCTTGATTTGGGCGTTGCTCCTCGTTCAGATTGTTGGTCCAGGATTATTTGCTGGTATGCTCGCGATTGCAATTCGCGGAGTGGGAATGATCTCCAAGATCTTCTATGAGACGATTGAAGAAATAAATGTAGAACCCATAGAAGCTATCAAAGCCACCGGAGCCTCGACAGCTCAGGTTTTCCTTTATGGCTATATACCCCAACTGCTTCCAGCCTTTGTGGGCGTCACCGTCTACCGATGGGAAATAAACATCAGGGAATCTACCATTATCGGCATTGTCGGTGGTGGAGGGATCGGGTTCCTTCTCAACTCAGCCATCAACCGCTTGAGTTGGGATCAAGTATCCCTCGTCCTCTTTGTTATCCTCGCAACTGTTTTTGTCGCTGAATGGATTTCCATTAAGGCTCGATCACTGGTGGCCTGA
- the phnE gene encoding phosphonate ABC transporter, permease protein PhnE codes for MQAANAVAQQTWSKPSLIKSPVLRWMILVALVLYVVAAVNSFQIDGQRIIAGLDRGKTMLLAFLRPNFAARQHHIINGITESITMTIVATSVGVLLAVPITLGAAKNISPIPVYILCRCLLGIFRSLHVVILAILFVIMFGFGPFAGVLTLVVNSIGFVGKLLAEDIENIDGEALEAIRATGASWSQMVLFGVWPQISTRFIGLSIYRADQSFRQSTVIGLVGAGGIGGVLETAMGRYDYNTAGGILLIIIVLVIMGEYASSAIRRRLI; via the coding sequence ATGCAGGCAGCGAATGCAGTCGCACAGCAAACCTGGTCGAAACCTTCACTGATCAAGTCGCCGGTTCTGCGCTGGATGATTCTGGTGGCTCTTGTATTATACGTTGTCGCAGCAGTCAATTCCTTTCAGATCGATGGGCAAAGAATCATTGCGGGTTTGGACAGGGGCAAAACAATGCTTCTGGCTTTCCTGAGGCCAAACTTCGCGGCCAGACAGCATCATATTATCAACGGCATCACAGAAAGTATCACGATGACGATCGTCGCGACCTCTGTAGGGGTGTTACTTGCTGTTCCCATCACCTTGGGGGCTGCCAAGAATATCTCGCCGATTCCGGTATACATTCTGTGCCGATGCCTTCTCGGTATTTTTCGCAGCCTTCATGTAGTCATTTTAGCCATTCTTTTCGTAATCATGTTTGGCTTTGGACCATTTGCAGGTGTTCTGACATTAGTCGTCAACAGCATTGGATTTGTGGGAAAGTTGCTGGCCGAAGACATTGAGAATATCGATGGAGAAGCTCTGGAGGCCATTCGCGCTACCGGTGCTTCCTGGTCCCAGATGGTGCTGTTTGGAGTCTGGCCGCAGATCTCGACACGATTTATTGGCCTTTCAATATATCGCGCAGATCAAAGTTTCCGACAGTCTACAGTCATCGGACTCGTGGGTGCAGGAGGCATTGGAGGGGTTCTGGAAACGGCCATGGGCCGCTACGACTACAACACTGCCGGAGGCATCCTGCTGATTATCATCGTTCTGGTAATTATGGGGGAATATGCATCCAGCGCCATCCGAAGGAGGTTGATCTAA
- a CDS encoding cache domain-containing sensor histidine kinase, producing the protein MVYSTLIIVVLLATATLFYTFYRRSAMNRIIAEQNQLSTAIIEATDSEVATMDTVSMNIFYSTLVESHLQRYMMLSADEDFEERLRTQQALMDTISAVIGPFQIVNQVNIYSLEGHMIGAGLFNQQINVDLPNKDWYERTSELDGAKNLTGPKPLQYIDAGNYHFRDRPFLSMTRFYKDGTLEAKGIIEVLQDYNAVFSYLKRMRQYHPNASFYVLDAKGLYVYPYNPTPDTAGVHYLNLIEQRNWKPQAAHRATDPDGRRQQIITYASSDYTGWTVIVASPSSIVYQPLIHFTWIFLGLGMAVLLLTLIVSFAVSGTIIRPLADLHATIAGTNITTLRALDSDTGCTQENLRTSLDELQAIDSAFRAMQQKLNQAVIQLVSAQTQEAHAKLLAVQSQMDPHFLYNNLATIQAMADEGMNLEISQFTKEMSYMLRYIAAKSEQGVPLAEEIQYVETYLRLMKIRLQSNLSYTVDIPNHMHAIAVPKLLVQPLVENSIKHGFSGTPPWSLAISGWIEPVSDRHAVSEKWFVSVTDNGHGFCPEILASLNHYAENRLSPDDSCGQPSEGMGLLNTYMRLRLFYHDDFTFHVNNNPGGGATVTIGGTTSPGGSE; encoded by the coding sequence GTGGTTTATTCGACCCTGATTATTGTTGTCCTCCTTGCGACGGCCACCCTGTTCTATACCTTTTACCGCAGGTCTGCGATGAACAGAATCATTGCGGAGCAAAACCAGCTAAGCACGGCCATCATAGAGGCGACCGATTCCGAAGTAGCTACCATGGACACTGTTTCAATGAATATATTTTACTCAACCCTGGTAGAATCCCACTTACAGCGGTACATGATGCTCTCGGCTGATGAGGATTTTGAAGAGCGCCTGCGGACACAGCAAGCCTTGATGGATACCATCTCGGCAGTCATTGGCCCATTCCAAATTGTAAATCAGGTAAACATCTACAGCCTGGAAGGGCACATGATTGGAGCGGGGCTCTTCAACCAGCAAATTAACGTCGACCTGCCGAACAAGGACTGGTACGAGCGAACTTCTGAGCTGGATGGAGCAAAAAACCTGACTGGTCCCAAGCCGTTGCAATATATCGATGCCGGTAATTACCATTTTCGAGACAGGCCCTTTCTTTCCATGACCCGATTCTATAAAGACGGCACACTGGAAGCCAAAGGAATTATTGAAGTACTGCAAGACTACAATGCAGTTTTTAGCTACCTGAAGCGCATGCGCCAATATCATCCGAATGCATCTTTTTATGTCCTCGATGCCAAAGGGCTATATGTCTACCCATACAACCCTACCCCCGATACCGCCGGAGTCCATTACCTGAACCTAATCGAACAGCGGAACTGGAAGCCTCAAGCAGCCCATCGCGCAACCGATCCGGACGGCCGACGCCAGCAAATCATAACCTATGCATCATCAGACTACACTGGATGGACTGTCATCGTGGCATCACCGAGCAGCATCGTTTACCAACCCCTAATCCATTTCACGTGGATCTTTCTCGGACTTGGAATGGCGGTCCTGCTCTTGACCTTAATCGTCTCTTTTGCAGTATCGGGGACCATTATTCGCCCTTTAGCTGATCTGCATGCGACCATCGCCGGGACGAACATCACCACACTGCGCGCACTCGACAGCGATACCGGTTGTACACAAGAAAATCTGCGAACCTCGCTGGATGAACTACAAGCCATCGACAGCGCTTTCCGCGCCATGCAGCAGAAACTTAACCAAGCTGTCATCCAACTGGTTAGCGCACAGACCCAGGAAGCGCATGCAAAATTACTAGCCGTCCAAAGTCAAATGGATCCTCACTTTCTTTACAATAATCTGGCGACTATTCAGGCCATGGCCGATGAAGGCATGAACTTGGAAATCAGCCAGTTCACCAAGGAAATGTCCTATATGCTACGCTATATTGCCGCGAAATCGGAGCAGGGAGTTCCTTTGGCCGAGGAAATTCAATACGTAGAAACATATCTGCGGCTCATGAAAATTCGTCTGCAGAGCAACCTGTCATATACTGTGGATATTCCAAACCATATGCACGCCATCGCCGTTCCCAAACTCCTGGTGCAACCGTTGGTAGAAAACAGTATCAAACATGGCTTCTCAGGCACTCCTCCCTGGAGTCTGGCTATCTCTGGATGGATAGAGCCGGTATCTGACCGTCACGCCGTGTCAGAAAAATGGTTCGTCTCCGTTACTGATAATGGCCATGGTTTCTGTCCCGAAATTCTGGCCTCCCTGAATCACTATGCAGAAAACAGGCTGTCTCCTGACGACAGTTGCGGCCAACCATCGGAGGGTATGGGTTTATTAAACACCTATATGCGCCTCAGGCTGTTTTACCACGATGATTTCACCTTTCACGTGAACAACAACCCCGGTGGCGGAGCCACCGTAACTATTGGAGGGACAACATCTCCCGGGGGAAGCGAATAA
- the phnD gene encoding phosphate/phosphite/phosphonate ABC transporter substrate-binding protein, whose product MKKTIPMIMIVLLALAIVMPLTAGGSREDASDSKDWLDPDILVFAYSPVEDPAVYEEVFAEFIDYLSQELGRSVRYFGVRSYAAQVEAMRAGRLHISGFASGSVEDAVNTAGFVPQTAMGNKDGMIGYRMAIIARQDGNINTVEDLKGRTIPFVSESSGSGYFAPRALLYEEFGMLPNTDYDVLFSGSHDNSIMGVFYGDYEAAPVADVVIGRMHAGERIDNPADWMKTVYESPLFPSTAYGVSNKLHPDLQEAIKQAFLEFDWTGTELTKQWEQEDRFVEIDYEQDWEVQRVIRRGSQSVAEILGE is encoded by the coding sequence ATGAAAAAGACGATACCCATGATCATGATTGTTCTTCTTGCACTTGCAATTGTGATGCCATTGACCGCTGGCGGTTCTCGAGAAGACGCATCAGATAGCAAGGATTGGCTGGACCCAGATATTCTTGTTTTTGCCTATTCCCCTGTAGAAGACCCAGCTGTCTATGAGGAAGTCTTCGCTGAATTTATCGATTACCTTTCACAGGAACTGGGACGCTCCGTTCGATATTTTGGTGTCCGCAGTTACGCAGCTCAGGTAGAAGCCATGCGCGCCGGCCGGCTGCATATCAGTGGTTTTGCCTCTGGTTCAGTGGAAGATGCAGTTAATACAGCAGGTTTTGTACCCCAGACGGCAATGGGCAACAAAGACGGTATGATTGGCTACCGTATGGCTATTATCGCTCGCCAGGACGGTAACATTAACACCGTGGAAGATTTGAAAGGCCGCACAATTCCGTTCGTTTCAGAATCTTCCGGTTCGGGCTATTTTGCCCCCCGGGCACTGTTATACGAAGAGTTTGGCATGCTTCCGAACACCGATTATGACGTTCTCTTTTCTGGCTCTCATGACAACTCTATCATGGGTGTGTTCTATGGAGACTATGAGGCGGCTCCCGTTGCCGACGTTGTCATTGGCCGCATGCACGCAGGGGAACGGATTGACAACCCTGCAGATTGGATGAAAACGGTTTACGAATCACCGTTGTTTCCATCCACCGCTTACGGCGTGAGCAACAAACTGCACCCGGATTTGCAGGAAGCAATCAAACAAGCTTTTCTGGAATTTGACTGGACAGGTACAGAGCTAACCAAGCAATGGGAACAGGAAGACCGGTTCGTCGAAATTGACTATGAACAGGATTGGGAAGTCCAGCGGGTCATTCGCAGGGGTAGCCAATCCGTAGCAGAGATTCTTGGCGAATAA
- the phnC gene encoding phosphonate ABC transporter ATP-binding protein has translation MLDIKSLHKKYPSGPVALRGVDLTVHEGDLIALIGPSGAGKSTLIRCINRLVEPSSGQILMQGTDICQLNSGALRKARKKIGMIFQEYALVERLSVMENVLSGRLGYVSFYASLTRKFPRADITEALRLLDRVGLSDYIDTRADQLSGGQRQRVGICRALLQQPDFLLIDEPTASLDPKTSREIMRLITELVQERNIAAIINIHEVTLAEMYSKRVVGLKDGQIVYDQAAGGLTNEALTLIYGEEDWEANKTDSDDALHEEVI, from the coding sequence ATGCTAGACATCAAAAGCTTGCACAAAAAGTACCCTTCAGGTCCTGTTGCCTTGAGGGGGGTTGATTTGACGGTACACGAGGGAGATCTTATCGCCCTGATAGGCCCTTCAGGAGCCGGCAAGAGCACGTTGATCCGCTGCATCAATCGCCTGGTAGAACCCAGCAGCGGCCAGATCTTGATGCAGGGCACAGATATCTGTCAGCTGAACTCAGGGGCTCTCAGGAAAGCTCGAAAGAAAATCGGAATGATCTTTCAGGAATATGCACTGGTCGAGCGTTTAAGTGTCATGGAAAACGTTCTGTCCGGGCGCCTGGGCTACGTCAGTTTTTACGCCAGTTTGACCAGGAAATTTCCCCGGGCCGATATCACTGAAGCATTACGTCTGTTGGATCGCGTGGGACTATCAGACTATATAGACACCCGAGCTGATCAGCTGTCCGGAGGCCAACGCCAACGCGTGGGAATCTGTCGAGCTCTGTTGCAACAGCCAGATTTTCTCTTGATCGATGAACCGACTGCCAGTTTGGACCCAAAGACATCACGCGAAATTATGCGGTTAATTACAGAGCTGGTCCAGGAACGCAATATCGCTGCCATTATTAACATACACGAAGTTACCTTGGCCGAGATGTACTCGAAACGAGTGGTGGGACTGAAGGATGGCCAAATCGTCTATGATCAAGCGGCTGGAGGCCTTACCAACGAAGCATTAACTCTCATTTACGGCGAGGAAGACTGGGAAGCGAACAAAACCGACTCTGATGATGCTTTGCATGAGGAGGTAATCTAG
- a CDS encoding response regulator transcription factor, with amino-acid sequence MAGYNVLVVEDEDLLRANLVRRIHQLDLGFTVISDVMDGQAALDVVHKQLVHLVVTDIRMPVMDGLELAKHLFYTDPNIQVVIISGYGQFEYAQQAMHYGVKEYLTKPIDDEELRRVLTHIKMSLDTHWEDIAEAVKSLSERTTEHLVEAVEYYLRQNYTRTISIQEMARQLNLSSEHLCRVYKRLRSETPMHYLTGLRIQEAKRLLLQNPEADIKNVGEMVGYLNPHYFSRYFKKKTGMSPSEYRSAHQTNQT; translated from the coding sequence ATGGCTGGCTATAATGTACTGGTGGTAGAGGACGAGGATCTGCTGCGAGCCAACCTGGTTCGGAGGATTCACCAGCTGGATCTTGGCTTTACTGTTATTAGTGACGTCATGGACGGCCAGGCCGCTTTAGATGTTGTCCACAAGCAACTGGTCCACCTCGTAGTGACCGACATCCGCATGCCGGTTATGGATGGTCTTGAACTGGCCAAACATCTCTTCTATACAGACCCTAATATTCAGGTGGTTATCATCAGTGGCTACGGCCAGTTTGAGTATGCCCAGCAGGCAATGCATTATGGCGTAAAGGAATACTTAACCAAACCCATCGACGATGAAGAGCTTCGCCGGGTACTGACCCACATCAAAATGTCGCTGGATACCCATTGGGAAGATATCGCCGAAGCAGTGAAATCACTCTCTGAGCGAACAACAGAACATTTGGTGGAAGCTGTAGAGTATTATCTTCGACAGAACTATACCAGGACAATATCTATCCAGGAAATGGCTCGACAGCTAAACCTGTCATCGGAACACCTGTGTCGAGTATACAAGCGTCTGCGATCAGAAACACCCATGCATTACCTTACTGGTTTACGAATCCAGGAAGCCAAGCGATTATTGCTTCAGAATCCAGAAGCTGACATTAAAAATGTGGGCGAGATGGTGGGATACCTTAACCCCCACTATTTCAGTCGGTACTTCAAGAAGAAGACCGGAATGAGTCCCAGCGAGTACAGGTCAGCACACCAAACAAACCAAACGTAA